The following proteins are encoded in a genomic region of [Eubacterium] hominis:
- a CDS encoding GNAT family N-acetyltransferase: MYTFEFLKEHELSNVIDIISQRIQWMDEKGMKQWNQGDYLSFYSSDYFLKHLQKQEILGMKEDGQIIGIVGFFHDDERWDHDDAYMYLHHLATLPSYHGVGALFVKACEDIAKQMGKRGIRLDCQKGNDAIHRFYDDMGYISKGEFTSGEYIGIRKEKLLG, encoded by the coding sequence ATGTATACTTTTGAATTTCTTAAAGAACATGAATTATCTAATGTTATTGATATTATCAGCCAGCGTATTCAATGGATGGATGAAAAAGGTATGAAACAGTGGAATCAGGGAGATTATCTGTCTTTTTATTCTTCAGACTATTTTTTGAAGCATCTTCAGAAGCAAGAAATACTGGGTATGAAAGAGGATGGACAAATTATTGGCATCGTTGGCTTTTTTCATGATGATGAGCGCTGGGATCATGATGATGCCTATATGTATTTACATCATCTTGCGACTTTACCATCTTATCATGGTGTCGGTGCCTTATTTGTGAAAGCTTGTGAAGATATCGCAAAACAGATGGGAAAAAGAGGTATACGCTTAGATTGTCAGAAAGGCAATGATGCTATTCATCGCTTTTATGATGATATGGGATATATTAGCAAAGGTGAATTCACCTCGGGTGAATATATCGGTATTCGTAAAGAAAAATTATTAGGATAG
- a CDS encoding SAP domain-containing protein, with the protein MKRPKLTKDMDSTVFLNYYYLKDELVAFCRSQKLSTSGNKTELTNRIVYYLHTGKNLSSQSEKKRKISNDPISLDTLIETDFVCSQKHRAFFKRYIPSFSFNVPFQNWLKTNAGKTYQDALLAYDAILYDKKHHKSKIDSQFEYNTYIRDFFANQNDKTLKDAITCWNYKKSLPGHHRYEADDLKALND; encoded by the coding sequence ATGAAACGTCCAAAACTAACAAAAGATATGGATAGCACTGTATTTTTAAACTATTATTACCTGAAAGATGAGCTGGTTGCTTTTTGTCGTAGTCAAAAACTATCTACATCAGGAAATAAAACAGAACTAACAAATCGCATTGTATACTACCTTCATACTGGAAAAAATCTCTCTTCACAAAGTGAGAAAAAAAGGAAAATATCAAATGATCCCATCTCCTTGGATACCCTAATTGAAACAGATTTTGTTTGTTCACAGAAACACAGAGCATTTTTTAAACGATATATTCCCTCATTTTCTTTCAATGTACCTTTTCAAAATTGGTTAAAAACAAATGCCGGTAAAACGTATCAGGACGCTCTTCTTGCTTATGATGCGATTCTCTATGATAAGAAGCATCATAAAAGCAAGATTGATTCTCAATTTGAATATAACACCTATATCCGTGATTTCTTTGCGAATCAAAATGATAAAACATTAAAAGATGCTATCACATGTTGGAACTATAAGAAATCATTACCTGGACATCACCGCTATGAAGCTGATGATTTAAAGGCTTTAAATGATTAA
- a CDS encoding PTS beta-glucoside transporter subunit IIBCA: MNYTNDAKAIVQAVGGKSNINSVAHCATRLRFVLQDESKVDEKALDAMDIVKGTFSTNGQYQIIIGAGTVNQVCDEVNNVLGNSGQEGPAKEEPKQSGHYVQRAVKLLSDIFVPIIPAIVAGGLLMGLYNVLSAPFFNGGETSLIQMYPQFSGLATMLNTFSNAPFTFLPVLIGFSATKKFGGNPFLGAAMGMIMVHPDLLNAYNLGKPEFTAPVWDLFGLSIPAIGYQGTVLPVLLVSWILATIEKKLHKITPSWLDNLTTPLLAIIITGFLTFLFVGPAMRSLGDGISAGITWVYNTLGFVGGAIFGGFYAPIVITGMHHSFIAIETQLIADAATTGGSFIFVTASMSNVAQGAAVLAVLLITKNEKIKSLCSASGISALLGITEPAMFGVNLKLRYPFIAACIGSACGSAWIAFTKTLAIALGAAGIPGFISVHPSHWLDFAIGLIISMVIAFVLTLVLGKRDAAKQAAIAGTNEQISLPEEETKEEVKEVSMENVSVALPLDGDVKPVSESSDPVFAQKTMGDGIVVTPKDGKVYAPEDCKVEFVFPTKHAIGITTTSGVSLLIHCGIDTVQLDGKHFTTYVEQGSEITKGTLMLSFDIEAVKNEGFSVETPVVVTNLSEGQHIEINAKGNVEHGEEAFRIVK, encoded by the coding sequence ATGAATTACACAAATGATGCCAAAGCAATCGTTCAAGCGGTTGGAGGGAAATCTAACATCAACTCTGTTGCACACTGTGCTACTCGTCTACGTTTCGTATTACAGGATGAATCTAAAGTCGATGAAAAAGCTTTAGATGCTATGGATATTGTAAAGGGAACATTCTCAACTAATGGACAGTATCAAATCATTATTGGCGCAGGAACTGTAAATCAGGTATGCGATGAAGTTAACAACGTACTTGGAAACAGTGGACAGGAGGGTCCAGCGAAAGAAGAACCAAAACAAAGCGGACACTATGTACAGCGTGCTGTAAAACTGTTAAGTGATATTTTCGTACCAATTATTCCAGCAATTGTTGCCGGTGGTTTATTGATGGGATTATACAATGTATTAAGTGCTCCATTCTTTAATGGCGGAGAAACATCTTTGATTCAGATGTATCCTCAATTTAGTGGATTAGCTACTATGTTAAATACATTCTCTAATGCACCATTTACATTCTTGCCAGTATTGATTGGATTTAGTGCTACAAAGAAATTTGGAGGAAATCCATTCCTAGGTGCTGCTATGGGTATGATCATGGTTCATCCTGATCTGTTAAATGCTTATAACTTAGGTAAACCTGAATTTACAGCGCCTGTATGGGATCTGTTTGGATTAAGTATTCCGGCAATTGGTTATCAGGGAACAGTACTTCCAGTATTATTGGTATCTTGGATTTTAGCTACCATTGAAAAGAAATTACACAAGATTACACCAAGCTGGTTAGATAACTTAACAACACCATTACTTGCTATCATTATCACAGGCTTCTTAACATTCTTATTTGTAGGTCCTGCAATGCGTAGTTTAGGTGATGGAATCTCAGCTGGTATTACATGGGTATATAATACATTGGGCTTTGTTGGTGGTGCCATCTTTGGTGGCTTCTATGCACCTATCGTTATTACAGGTATGCACCACAGCTTTATCGCAATAGAAACACAGTTGATTGCTGACGCTGCTACAACTGGTGGAAGCTTTATCTTCGTAACAGCATCTATGAGTAATGTTGCACAGGGTGCTGCAGTACTTGCCGTATTATTGATTACTAAGAACGAAAAAATTAAATCATTATGTTCTGCATCTGGTATCTCTGCATTATTAGGTATTACAGAACCAGCTATGTTCGGTGTAAACTTAAAACTTCGTTATCCATTTATCGCAGCATGTATCGGTAGTGCATGTGGTAGTGCATGGATTGCATTTACAAAAACGTTGGCAATTGCATTAGGTGCTGCTGGTATTCCAGGCTTTATTTCCGTACATCCAAGTCACTGGTTAGATTTTGCTATCGGTTTGATTATTTCTATGGTCATTGCATTTGTATTAACATTGGTATTAGGAAAACGTGATGCCGCAAAACAGGCAGCAATCGCAGGAACAAATGAACAGATCAGCCTGCCTGAAGAAGAAACAAAAGAAGAAGTAAAAGAAGTATCTATGGAAAACGTAAGTGTTGCTTTACCATTAGATGGTGATGTAAAACCAGTGAGTGAAAGCAGTGATCCTGTATTTGCTCAGAAAACCATGGGTGATGGTATCGTTGTGACACCAAAAGATGGAAAAGTATACGCACCTGAAGATTGTAAAGTAGAATTCGTATTCCCAACAAAACATGCAATCGGTATTACAACAACATCTGGTGTATCTCTATTGATTCACTGTGGTATTGATACTGTACAATTAGATGGAAAACATTTTACAACTTATGTAGAACAAGGTAGTGAAATTACAAAAGGTACATTGATGTTATCCTTTGATATTGAAGCAGTAAAGAATGAAGGTTTCTCTGTAGAAACACCAGTGGTTGTGACTAATCTAAGCGAAGGGCAGCATATAGAAATTAATGCGAAAGGAAATGTAGAACATGGAGAGGAAGCATTCAGAATTGTTAAATAA
- a CDS encoding GGDEF domain-containing protein, with protein MADVQYEQKSIEEIEQMILKVRMYDLKLEKELCYTLTEKAKLENDSYALAFSYTFLGDYYLAMRNNDSCILYLNRAKTLGETMNYQDLLVRIYNYLGMFYCSINDEFSAMDDYLKSLTMAEEQQNIAFMAAAYNNIADCFEGKKDFEKALHYYKKSYAVLKGSDKNGYSKAVALTNLCHCCHRSHRIDDLHNYLKAFDEIDQQYYTPGMQFMRLYSEAVGALSDHQLDIFYQKSDALFEMEKEMEDLLLVYQLFINICMDFLVLKNKDYAARCLEILLEVNEDEDVKALREIHKLMIKYCKIFDLHDELIEAYERFYYITMAIEDMEQATYSAGLYTKIELHRAKEKQNDLKKENEQLEYMMNIDDLTSTANRRSFNHMLKNERVQKAKSLAFAMLDIDYFKEYNDRYGHQMGDQALIEFGKTLIRYAQEDILPFRYGGDEFVVIFINVSEDTVLDFLNHVKTDFRGKQIAHHASPIEDILSVSYGHAYQATPQKDVEALLKEADYQLYKVKKARKKAS; from the coding sequence ATGGCAGATGTACAATATGAACAAAAAAGCATAGAAGAAATCGAGCAAATGATACTAAAGGTGCGCATGTATGATTTAAAACTTGAAAAGGAGTTATGCTATACCTTGACAGAGAAAGCCAAATTAGAAAATGACAGCTATGCGCTGGCGTTTTCTTATACCTTTTTAGGCGATTATTATCTGGCAATGCGTAATAATGATTCCTGTATCTTATATCTGAATCGTGCCAAAACCTTAGGTGAAACGATGAATTATCAGGACCTGCTTGTCAGAATATATAATTATCTAGGAATGTTTTATTGTTCTATCAATGATGAATTTAGCGCAATGGATGATTATCTGAAATCTTTAACGATGGCAGAGGAGCAACAAAATATAGCATTTATGGCAGCCGCCTATAACAATATTGCGGATTGTTTTGAAGGAAAGAAAGATTTTGAAAAAGCGCTGCATTATTATAAAAAGAGTTATGCTGTTTTAAAAGGCAGTGATAAGAATGGATATTCCAAAGCAGTCGCATTAACCAATCTGTGCCATTGTTGTCATCGAAGTCATCGCATAGATGATTTACATAATTATTTAAAAGCATTTGATGAAATTGATCAACAGTACTACACACCAGGTATGCAGTTTATGCGTTTATACAGTGAAGCTGTTGGGGCGCTTTCTGATCATCAGTTGGATATATTCTATCAGAAAAGTGATGCTTTATTTGAAATGGAAAAAGAAATGGAAGATCTGTTGCTGGTATATCAACTTTTTATAAATATCTGTATGGACTTCCTTGTATTGAAAAATAAAGACTATGCTGCAAGATGTCTGGAAATTCTCTTAGAAGTAAATGAAGATGAGGATGTAAAGGCATTAAGGGAAATACATAAGCTGATGATCAAGTATTGTAAAATATTTGATTTGCATGATGAACTGATTGAGGCCTATGAGCGTTTTTATTATATCACCATGGCGATAGAAGATATGGAGCAGGCAACATACAGTGCAGGTTTATATACGAAAATTGAATTACATCGTGCAAAGGAAAAACAAAATGATCTAAAGAAAGAAAACGAACAGTTAGAATATATGATGAATATCGATGATTTAACAAGTACTGCCAATCGACGAAGCTTCAATCATATGTTAAAGAATGAAAGAGTGCAAAAAGCAAAATCTTTAGCATTTGCGATGTTGGATATCGATTATTTTAAAGAATATAATGATCGCTATGGTCATCAGATGGGAGATCAGGCACTGATTGAATTTGGCAAGACTTTGATTCGATATGCGCAAGAAGATATCTTGCCATTTCGCTATGGTGGAGATGAATTTGTGGTAATCTTTATCAATGTAAGTGAAGATACTGTACTAGACTTCTTGAATCATGTCAAAACAGATTTCAGAGGTAAACAAATTGCACACCACGCTTCTCCAATTGAAGATATTCTCAGCGTTTCTTATGGGCATGCTTATCAGGCTACGCCACAAAAGGATGTTGAAGCCTTGTTGAAAGAAGCAGATTATCAGTTGTATAAAGTAAAGAAAGCAAGAAAGAAAGCATCTTAA
- a CDS encoding carbohydrate kinase, which translates to MKKLCAIGEALIDFIPEKKGQRLKDVVRFKRVAGGAPANVAASVARLGGKAKFITQLGNDAFGDHIMEVFQNVGLDTSDIMRTNDADTALAFVSLASDGNRDFLFYRRDCADKNLKPEDVKEDALKDCGILHFCSVDLVESPMKESHKKLINMALSQNVLVSFDPNVRLNLWDSEENCRNAILEFLPYADIIKISDEELEFISGYTNIEDALDFFFKDRCQYLIYTMGKDGAAMYRKDGSKVMAGGYKVNVFDTTGAGDSFIGAFLYQLLANDCMDLTKVSANQLESFLMFANLYAAHTTTKEGAIDAMATMEELTAFKNEVINQ; encoded by the coding sequence ATGAAAAAGTTATGTGCAATCGGAGAAGCATTGATTGATTTTATTCCTGAAAAAAAAGGCCAGCGTTTAAAAGACGTCGTACGTTTTAAACGGGTAGCTGGTGGTGCACCGGCAAATGTAGCCGCAAGTGTCGCCAGACTTGGTGGAAAAGCAAAATTTATAACACAGCTTGGTAATGATGCCTTTGGTGATCATATTATGGAGGTATTTCAGAATGTTGGATTAGATACAAGTGATATCATGCGTACAAATGATGCGGATACAGCACTTGCCTTTGTATCTCTTGCATCTGATGGTAACCGTGATTTCTTATTCTATCGTAGAGATTGTGCAGATAAGAACTTAAAGCCGGAAGATGTGAAAGAAGATGCATTAAAAGATTGTGGAATCTTGCATTTCTGTAGTGTGGATCTTGTGGAAAGTCCAATGAAGGAAAGTCATAAAAAATTAATCAATATGGCATTATCCCAGAATGTACTGGTAAGCTTTGATCCAAATGTTCGTTTGAATCTTTGGGACAGTGAAGAAAACTGTAGAAACGCTATATTAGAATTTCTGCCATATGCGGATATCATCAAGATATCTGATGAGGAATTAGAATTTATCAGTGGCTATACCAACATAGAAGATGCTTTGGATTTCTTCTTTAAGGATCGTTGTCAGTACTTAATTTATACAATGGGAAAAGATGGTGCCGCAATGTATCGTAAAGATGGATCTAAGGTAATGGCTGGTGGATATAAGGTCAATGTATTTGATACAACAGGTGCCGGAGATTCCTTTATTGGGGCATTCTTATATCAATTGTTAGCCAATGACTGTATGGATTTAACAAAAGTATCTGCCAATCAGTTAGAAAGTTTTTTAATGTTTGCGAATCTCTACGCTGCACATACCACAACGAAAGAAGGCGCAATTGATGCCATGGCAACCATGGAAGAATTAACAGCCTTCAAGAATGAAGTTATCAATCAATAA
- a CDS encoding FAD-dependent oxidoreductase, whose product MKKEYEALFTPLRIGNVEIRNRFAMGPMAMGQLTEHWAYAQESIDYFKERAKGGTGLIITGANFIENRIEKHRKASFPCPLEDPGEYMTQLKKMSDGIHSYGSKLFVQLTAGLGRSAIPAMILDNTFVAPSETTNRWDPSIKHRALTTEEVYELIKDFATCAMLAKMGGADGIEVHAVHEGYLLDNFTMEMFNQRNDEFGKDMMGRLRFPLAILKAVKKACGEDFPVILRFSLKSFIRSERHGILPGEDYPEMGRDIKEGLQFAKILTEAGYDALNVDAGSYDAWYWAHPPFFHERGLYLPFAQKVKEVVDVPVLTAGRMGYPELAAKAVNENLCDMVVLGRPLLADPDFVNKMRLDKEADIRPCLSCHDGCFGRAHQMRLMSCAVNPRCNRERETAFTKAEEKKSILIIGGGPAGMEAARVSALRGHDVTLVEKEDHLGGMYTWASVPEFKDDGKLLIKWYEHQMKELNVHVSLKDEIKADDLRIKDADVVICATGSHAFLPPIEGLNNAYTAVDVLKGEKHIDKHAVIIGGGLVGCELAIWLAQQGKKTTIVEMADKLMSTGAPADMNIQMIMELLEHYHTDIHLNAKLTKVEEGKIFVNENGETKEIEAPSVIIALGYRSENSLYHNIMTIAKDIYNIGDSSHPKDIMEGIWDAYELCSHL is encoded by the coding sequence ATGAAAAAAGAGTATGAAGCGTTATTCACACCTTTACGTATTGGCAATGTAGAAATACGTAATCGTTTTGCTATGGGTCCAATGGCTATGGGACAGTTGACAGAGCATTGGGCATATGCTCAGGAATCTATTGATTACTTCAAAGAAAGAGCAAAAGGTGGTACAGGTCTGATCATTACTGGCGCAAACTTTATTGAAAATCGAATTGAAAAGCATCGTAAAGCCAGCTTTCCTTGCCCATTAGAAGATCCAGGCGAATACATGACACAATTGAAAAAGATGAGTGATGGTATTCATAGCTATGGTTCTAAACTATTTGTGCAGTTAACAGCTGGGTTAGGCAGAAGTGCAATTCCTGCCATGATTTTGGATAATACATTTGTAGCACCTAGTGAAACCACAAATCGCTGGGATCCATCTATTAAACATCGAGCATTAACAACAGAAGAAGTTTATGAATTAATCAAAGACTTTGCGACTTGCGCAATGCTTGCGAAAATGGGTGGTGCTGATGGCATTGAAGTTCATGCAGTACACGAAGGATATCTTCTGGATAATTTCACAATGGAAATGTTTAATCAGCGTAATGATGAGTTTGGAAAGGATATGATGGGCAGACTTCGTTTCCCACTGGCTATTTTAAAAGCTGTAAAGAAAGCCTGTGGAGAAGATTTTCCTGTCATTTTGCGTTTCTCTTTAAAAAGTTTTATCCGTTCAGAGCGTCATGGTATTTTACCTGGTGAAGATTATCCGGAAATGGGTAGAGATATTAAAGAAGGACTCCAATTTGCAAAAATCTTAACTGAAGCAGGTTATGATGCATTAAATGTTGACGCAGGAAGTTATGATGCCTGGTATTGGGCACATCCACCATTTTTCCATGAAAGAGGATTATATCTACCATTTGCCCAAAAGGTAAAAGAAGTCGTGGATGTACCTGTATTAACAGCTGGACGTATGGGATATCCAGAATTAGCTGCAAAGGCAGTTAATGAAAATTTATGTGATATGGTTGTATTGGGTAGACCTTTATTAGCAGATCCAGATTTTGTCAATAAGATGCGTTTAGATAAAGAAGCAGATATCCGTCCTTGTTTATCTTGTCATGATGGATGTTTTGGCAGAGCACATCAGATGCGTTTAATGTCATGTGCTGTCAATCCTAGATGCAATCGTGAACGTGAAACAGCATTTACAAAAGCAGAAGAGAAGAAATCCATATTAATCATTGGTGGAGGTCCAGCTGGAATGGAAGCTGCACGTGTCAGTGCCCTTCGTGGACATGATGTTACCCTTGTGGAAAAAGAAGATCATTTAGGTGGCATGTATACATGGGCAAGTGTACCAGAGTTTAAGGATGATGGAAAATTGTTGATTAAATGGTATGAACATCAAATGAAAGAATTGAATGTTCATGTCAGCTTAAAAGATGAAATCAAAGCAGATGATTTACGTATCAAAGATGCAGATGTGGTGATATGTGCTACTGGAAGTCATGCTTTCCTGCCTCCAATAGAAGGCTTGAATAATGCATATACAGCAGTTGATGTATTAAAAGGTGAAAAGCATATTGACAAACATGCAGTTATCATTGGTGGAGGTCTTGTTGGCTGTGAATTAGCCATCTGGCTTGCACAGCAAGGCAAGAAAACAACCATCGTGGAAATGGCAGATAAACTAATGTCTACAGGTGCTCCTGCAGATATGAATATTCAAATGATTATGGAACTGTTAGAACACTATCATACAGATATCCATCTAAATGCAAAATTAACAAAAGTAGAAGAAGGTAAAATATTCGTGAATGAAAATGGTGAAACAAAGGAAATTGAGGCACCTTCTGTAATTATTGCTCTGGGTTATCGCAGTGAAAATTCTTTGTATCATAACATTATGACAATAGCCAAAGATATTTATAATATCGGGGACAGCTCTCATCCGAAAGATATCATGGAAGGTATCTGGGATGCCTATGAGCTTTGTTCACACCTATAA
- a CDS encoding LacI family DNA-binding transcriptional regulator has protein sequence MKKKMTMQDIADMSGVTKSTVSRYFNGGYVKDETREKIKSIIEKYNYEPNAFAQSLKAKQSRIIGVIAPCLDSTVTSRTMMAIDDYLRKENYMSLVINTDHDEKLELKYMESLWRMNVDGIILIATQVSEAHCALVKKMDLPVVFVGQKFKDGISILYDDYHAGIKVGELAAEKGHRDIVYIGVMESDQAVGVERKNGILDGLKHKGVTKIELLHADFSFDVAYEKVKKLLMKRIPDMIIAATDRLAFGAYKAIQEKGLRIPEDISLVGFGGYEISSLLTPKLTTIRYDSDTAGYIAAETMSKLLKEEPVPKVQIVGYELLQGDSIKEM, from the coding sequence ATGAAGAAAAAAATGACGATGCAGGATATCGCTGATATGAGCGGTGTTACAAAAAGCACCGTTTCCCGTTATTTTAACGGCGGATATGTAAAGGATGAAACAAGAGAAAAAATAAAAAGCATTATTGAAAAATATAATTATGAACCTAATGCTTTTGCGCAAAGTTTAAAAGCGAAACAAAGCCGTATCATCGGTGTGATAGCGCCATGTCTTGATTCAACAGTTACTTCCCGTACAATGATGGCAATTGACGATTATCTACGCAAAGAAAATTATATGTCCCTGGTGATCAATACGGATCATGATGAAAAGCTGGAACTGAAATATATGGAAAGTCTATGGCGTATGAATGTAGATGGTATCATTTTGATTGCGACACAGGTAAGTGAAGCACATTGTGCGCTAGTGAAAAAAATGGATCTGCCTGTTGTGTTTGTTGGACAAAAATTTAAAGATGGTATCTCTATTCTATATGATGATTATCATGCTGGTATTAAAGTTGGCGAATTAGCAGCTGAAAAAGGGCATCGAGATATTGTGTATATTGGTGTGATGGAAAGTGATCAGGCAGTTGGTGTAGAAAGAAAAAACGGCATTTTAGATGGATTAAAGCATAAAGGTGTTACAAAAATAGAATTGCTGCATGCAGATTTCAGCTTTGATGTTGCTTATGAAAAAGTAAAAAAATTATTGATGAAACGCATTCCAGATATGATCATTGCGGCGACAGATCGTCTGGCATTTGGCGCATATAAAGCAATACAGGAAAAAGGTTTACGAATACCCGAAGATATATCACTAGTGGGATTTGGTGGATATGAAATCAGTTCATTATTAACACCAAAACTTACCACAATACGTTATGACAGTGATACAGCCGGTTATATCGCAGCAGAAACCATGAGTAAGCTTTTAAAAGAAGAACCTGTACCAAAGGTACAAATTGTTGGTTATGAGCTATTACAGGGAGATAGTATTAAAGAAATGTAA
- a CDS encoding glycoside hydrolase family 32 protein encodes MNKAEYEALYKQHEALRNKVANDPWHLGYHIMPDSGWVNDPNGLCQYHGTYHIYYQYSPFDVEGKTKLWGHMTSKDLLHFKQEEPVLFPDSRCDERGAYSGSAFIEDDTIHYFYTGNVKLMDQDYDFINAGREQNLIHVESKDGIHLSDKEWLMTNSDYPQDMSCHVRDPKIYKQKDAYYMVLGARDLASHGCVLVFESRNLKDWSYKMRFEKENFGYMWECPDLFDLDGDQFLITCPQGLSQKGYHYQNIYQCGYFPMHVDFENETYTMKDFCELDYGFDFYAPQSFEDEKGRRILIGWMGLPDIDYTNPTTENGWQHALTLPRVLTSKNGVIYQTPVEELHQLRTSSYTSTVKAFNDLELLADRYEMAIDIEKQDNFVLQLRKGACLSYDIEKHLLCLSFDACGYGRDKRYVEVEDIKNILVYADTSSLEIFVNDGAIVFTSRVYTTHEDNQIRFMETAMDGNVHFYELGKIQIETK; translated from the coding sequence ATGAATAAAGCTGAATATGAAGCGTTATATAAACAACATGAAGCATTAAGAAATAAGGTCGCAAATGATCCATGGCATCTGGGTTATCATATCATGCCAGATAGTGGATGGGTAAATGATCCTAATGGTTTATGCCAATATCATGGTACCTATCATATCTATTATCAATACTCCCCCTTTGATGTGGAAGGAAAAACAAAGCTTTGGGGACATATGACAAGCAAAGATCTGTTGCACTTTAAACAGGAAGAGCCAGTTCTGTTTCCAGACAGCAGATGTGATGAACGTGGAGCCTATTCCGGCTCTGCTTTCATCGAAGATGATACCATTCACTATTTTTATACCGGTAATGTAAAATTAATGGATCAGGATTATGATTTTATAAATGCAGGAAGAGAACAGAATCTGATTCATGTGGAAAGTAAAGATGGCATTCATTTATCAGATAAAGAATGGCTGATGACAAACAGCGATTATCCTCAAGATATGAGCTGCCATGTACGTGATCCTAAAATCTATAAACAAAAGGATGCATATTATATGGTATTAGGCGCAAGAGATCTAGCATCTCATGGATGTGTCCTTGTATTTGAAAGCAGGAATTTAAAAGACTGGTCTTATAAAATGCGTTTTGAAAAAGAAAACTTTGGTTATATGTGGGAATGTCCGGATTTATTTGATTTAGATGGAGATCAGTTTCTGATCACCTGTCCACAGGGACTGTCACAAAAGGGTTATCATTATCAAAATATATATCAGTGTGGATATTTTCCAATGCATGTTGATTTTGAAAATGAAACATATACCATGAAAGATTTCTGTGAATTAGATTATGGATTTGATTTCTATGCGCCTCAAAGTTTTGAGGATGAAAAAGGGAGAAGAATACTGATTGGGTGGATGGGTTTACCAGATATTGATTATACCAATCCAACAACAGAAAATGGCTGGCAGCATGCCTTAACACTGCCACGTGTACTTACAAGCAAAAATGGTGTAATCTATCAGACACCAGTTGAAGAACTGCATCAGTTACGCACTTCTTCTTATACATCTACTGTAAAAGCATTTAATGATTTAGAATTATTAGCTGATCGCTATGAAATGGCAATCGATATTGAGAAGCAGGATAACTTTGTGCTACAATTAAGAAAAGGAGCCTGTTTATCCTACGATATAGAAAAACACCTGTTATGTTTATCATTTGATGCCTGTGGATATGGCAGAGATAAACGATATGTGGAAGTGGAGGATATCAAAAATATATTGGTATATGCAGATACATCTTCACTTGAAATCTTTGTGAATGATGGGGCAATTGTCTTTACTTCCCGTGTTTATACCACACATGAGGATAATCAGATCCGCTTTATGGAAACTGCCATGGATGGAAATGTACATTTCTATGAATTAGGCAAAATTCAAATCGAAACGAAATGA
- a CDS encoding TetR/AcrR family transcriptional regulator: protein MDKKKSERTKEKILYTIEELMKQKDITDINIREICKNAQISIGTFYLYFPCKEAAVLYCYRKADEIFESLELKEDAISNIEKIMDIYVHMVTLHDIRSIKQLYICHIKYYDPYFFSEERPVFIRLYEEIDKIILDINKSKNMAMKILTMARGLIYHVCCIDEANIHDNWYEKSISELMQYTKFLFIQKQAEDSDFNDNK from the coding sequence ATGGATAAAAAGAAATCAGAACGGACTAAGGAAAAAATTCTATATACAATAGAAGAACTTATGAAACAAAAAGATATCACAGATATCAATATTAGAGAGATATGTAAAAATGCCCAAATATCTATTGGGACCTTTTACCTGTATTTTCCATGTAAAGAAGCAGCTGTGTTATATTGTTATCGAAAGGCAGATGAAATTTTTGAATCTTTAGAGTTAAAAGAAGATGCAATATCTAATATTGAAAAAATCATGGATATATATGTACATATGGTAACATTACATGATATACGTTCTATTAAACAATTATATATCTGTCATATTAAATATTATGACCCATATTTCTTTAGTGAAGAACGCCCTGTTTTCATTCGTTTATATGAAGAAATTGATAAAATAATATTGGACATTAATAAAAGTAAAAATATGGCAATGAAAATATTAACGATGGCAAGAGGGCTTATTTATCATGTTTGTTGCATCGATGAAGCGAATATTCATGATAACTGGTATGAAAAAAGCATCAGCGAACTGATGCAGTATACAAAATTTTTATTTATCCAAAAACAGGCAGAAGACTCCGACTTCAACGACAACAAGTAA